A stretch of DNA from Kangiella sediminilitoris:
TAATTTACGATTGCTAATCATAATTGGCAAGGTACTGCCACTAACTTCACCGGCGACCAGCTCGACAATGTGACTTTGTGCTATAGTTCTGATGGCATTTCGTTGAACTTCAACCGTTGGCCCACCATCAAAGACATCAACGTAATTCTGATGGGTAAAACCTTCTTTCTTTAACAGGGAGAGTGCAGGAGCTGTGTCAGCATGCACTCTACCAATAACTGCTCGAGCTTCCTCGGGTAGCATATCAACGTAAATCGGATACTTTGGCATCAGCTCGGAGATAAAAGTATTACTGCCAAGACCACGAACTGCATCGGCTTTTGCAAATTCCATTTTAAAGAAGCGTTTGCCGATAGCTTCCCAAAATGGGGAGTAACCATTGTCATCTGAGTAACCACGCATTTCAGCGATAACTTTCTCTGAAAAGCGCTCAGGGTGATCAGCAAGGAACAAAAAGCGAGACTTGGACAGTAGGTGTCCGTTTATGCCACCGCGATATTCTTCTGCTAAAAACAATGTTGCTATCTCGGTAGCACC
This window harbors:
- the astA gene encoding arginine N-succinyltransferase produces the protein MVIRPAQSTDLEDILELAASAGTGLTTLPHNPETISNRITNSQQALSEDIKQPGSECYFFVLEDSQDGKVIGTSALVSAVGMDDAFFSYKLSTQVSTSPELGVYNPHQMLVLGNDYTGATEIATLFLAEEYRGGINGHLLSKSRFLFLADHPERFSEKVIAEMRGYSDDNGYSPFWEAIGKRFFKMEFAKADAVRGLGSNTFISELMPKYPIYVDMLPEEARAVIGRVHADTAPALSLLKKEGFTHQNYVDVFDGGPTVEVQRNAIRTIAQSHIVELVAGEVSGSTLPIMISNRKLKDYRCIVEQSRLEGDQLTLPQASIDALGLNEGDTVRAVELFNKRRPSSSKKTQ